The window GAGCATTTGTTGATTGACCTTCCTTCGGTGGATAAGGAACGCGATGGCGGAGGACTTTTGGCACACAAGGCTTTTTGGAACATGTCGGGAAAACCCAGAACAAAAGCGACCATTACCGAATTTATCTATGTGCCCAACCCCGTAGAAGACGGCACCTACTTTTTAAATTTACAAGTGGCGCCCTTTGAGAACGATGCCAGCCCCAGTAGGCCGGTACTGTACAAAATTGAAGACCAATAAATGAAAACAACCCTAAAATTGGAGGAGTTGCTGATGTTCGTCCTGGGCATATACCTGTTTAGCCTGTTGGATTATGCTTGGTGGTGGTTTTTAGTGTTGATTTTGATACCCGACATTGGAATGATCGGATATGCTTTTGGGAACCGAGCAGGTGCTTTTTCCTATAACCTTTTCCATCACAAAGGTTTGGCCTTGGTCATCTACCTAACGGGGGTGTACTTTTCCCTACCTTTATGCCAGTTGATTGGGATAATTTTGTTTTCCCATTCCGCGTTGGACAGGATGTTGGGTTACGGATTAAAATATGAAAAAGGATTCAAGTTTACCCATTTGGGTGAAATCGGAAAATAACCATGGGTGAGATTGTAGATATCATTTTAGGGCTGATTTTGGGAGCGATATTAATGTATTGGGTCTATTCCCTGTTCCGCAAAAAGAAGAGCAAGGAAATTACCCAACAACAGTCTACCGTTATCCTGAACAAGATTCGAAGTGTTTGTAAATTGGTGTCCGTTGAAGGGGATTTTGCCGAAATCTATCATTACGAAAACACCAAAGATCGTTTTATGAGCCTGTTCCGAAGCAAGAAAAAGGCATTGATCGTGATTAAGGCCAAGGCCCATATCGGATACGACCTGAACAAATTGAACATGCGGGCGGACAATGATCGAAAACGAATCATTCTAAGCCATTTTCCAGAACCGGAAGTGTTGTCCATTGAACCCGACCTGCAGTTTTACGATATAAAAAATGGAATTTTCAATAGCTTTTCGCCTACAGATTTGACCAACCTCAATCAAGAGGCCAAAGAGCACATCAAACAGAAAATACCAGAAAGCGGATTGATGGAAACGGCCAAAAATGAAGCCATGCAGGCTGTTTTGGTCGTGGAAAAAATAGTGGAGACCATCGGTTGGACCTTGGATTACTCCGCTTTGGGACTGCCCGTCACCGAACAACAATCTTTAGAAACCTAATTATGAAAACCAAAATGTTTACCCTACTTCTGGTAGGAATGATATCCGTTATGAGCAACGCACAAGAATCCGATAAAACCATGTTTGACCGCACTTTTGCGCACGTGGTCTATTTTTGGTTCAAGAATCCCGATAGTCAAGCCGCCCGGGATACCTTCGAGGCATCGTTGACCAAATTTTTGAACAATTCCCAATATGCGAAGACCAAATTTATTGGCAGACCGCCAAATGCGATTCGTGATGTAGTGGATGATTCGTTTACCTACTCGTTGATTCTTTCATTTGGATCTGCCGAAGACCAAGCTGCCTATCAAGAGGAACCACCGCACAAGGTGTTCATTGAGGAGTGCCAAGATCTTTGGGAAAAAGTGATCGTATACGACTCGCAGGGCATACCACAATGAATGTAGAAGAACTTCGCGAACTGTGTATCTCCAAAAAGGGAGTAACGGAGGAATTTCCCTTTGACGAAAGTACTTTGGTGTTTAAAGTGATGGGAAAAATGTTTGCGCTCGTGGCTTTGGAACGGCTGCCGCCCCAGTGCAATCTGAAGTGCGACCCCGAAAGGTCCGAGGAACTTCGCGAGACTTATGACGGCTTTATTGTGCCGGGCTATCACATGAGCAAAAAGCATTGGAACACTCTGTTTTTGGAACAACTCCCACCACAATTGATCAAGGATCTGGTCAACCACTCCTATGAGCTCGTCGTATCGGGATTGACCAAAAAGCTTCAACAAGAGCTTCACAATTTAGACTGATAGGGGATGCAGGATTTAAAAGATTTTTATACGTCGCGGCAGAAGCAACACCAGCAAGAACTTCAACAGGTGAAAAAGCAATTGGGCCTATTGGCCACTTTGCGATTATCCGTTTTTGTGGGTATGGGCCTTGGGGTGTATTTGCTTTGGGGAAATGTTTTCATTTTTGTGATGTTGCCTTTGGGCATAGCGCTCTTTTTGTATTTGGTGACCCATTTTAGCAATGTAAAGCGGCACAAGGAATACCTGGAACGTCTTATAGCCATCAATAACACCGAATTGGATATTTTGGACCGCAAGTTTCATCACTTGCCGGACGGGAAGACCTTTTTACAGCTCGACCATCCCTATGCGCAAGATCTTGACCTATTTGGCAGGGGTTCCTTTTTTCAGTACGCTAACCGAACTGTTTTAGTGCAGGGCACGGC is drawn from Flagellimonas sp. MMG031 and contains these coding sequences:
- a CDS encoding DUF4230 domain-containing protein, with translation MGEIVDIILGLILGAILMYWVYSLFRKKKSKEITQQQSTVILNKIRSVCKLVSVEGDFAEIYHYENTKDRFMSLFRSKKKALIVIKAKAHIGYDLNKLNMRADNDRKRIILSHFPEPEVLSIEPDLQFYDIKNGIFNSFSPTDLTNLNQEAKEHIKQKIPESGLMETAKNEAMQAVLVVEKIVETIGWTLDYSALGLPVTEQQSLET
- a CDS encoding Dabb family protein yields the protein MKTKMFTLLLVGMISVMSNAQESDKTMFDRTFAHVVYFWFKNPDSQAARDTFEASLTKFLNNSQYAKTKFIGRPPNAIRDVVDDSFTYSLILSFGSAEDQAAYQEEPPHKVFIEECQDLWEKVIVYDSQGIPQ
- a CDS encoding DUF4260 domain-containing protein, yielding MKTTLKLEELLMFVLGIYLFSLLDYAWWWFLVLILIPDIGMIGYAFGNRAGAFSYNLFHHKGLALVIYLTGVYFSLPLCQLIGIILFSHSALDRMLGYGLKYEKGFKFTHLGEIGK
- a CDS encoding MmcQ/YjbR family DNA-binding protein, whose protein sequence is MNVEELRELCISKKGVTEEFPFDESTLVFKVMGKMFALVALERLPPQCNLKCDPERSEELRETYDGFIVPGYHMSKKHWNTLFLEQLPPQLIKDLVNHSYELVVSGLTKKLQQELHNLD